The following are encoded together in the Paludisphaera mucosa genome:
- a CDS encoding M1 family aminopeptidase, which translates to MLNLSRRFLFAFLMAAIGAAASGQAPVGEAHKPFAKPGTPRKTERIRSFDVKHIRADLTLDLEKGTVAGTVAHTVAPLHAPLTRLELDCGPKLKVSRVTLGAAGVETPFEHKDEKLTITLDPAKPAGEDFVVTVAYSGTPELGLHFIPPDAAHPDRPRAAWTQGEAEETRFWLPCYDSPNDPATTEMVITVAKPYSVVSNGALVETKDAGDGARTFHWKMEQPHASYLITVAASEFNAFRDKVGDLPVEYYVLKNVDEETARRFMGKTPRMIEFFGEVTGQPYPYPKYAQVCLPEFNGGMENTSATSMTDMALLDRLEALERNQDGLVAHELAHQWFGDLMTCKDWSHLWLNEGFASYFDPLYAEHELGEDEFRLQMRNELQGYLGSDRGYRRPIVEPRYENPIQMFDGMSYAKGACVLNALRGTVGDEAWWKGIKRYVATNKFRNVESDDLRKAFEVASGKDLAWFFDQWVYKAGHPELKASWRFEPEDGTVRLKVEQVQKLDEQTPMFRLPTTAEIVEAPGRSRMVPIVIDGASHEFILPSGPEPKAVLIDPKGWIPKELTFERPTAENLFLLEHGPSVLARLDAAEALAGQAKAHPEVKTTLADAWKREKNPSAAVKLVDAIGSGDEAYRAALLAAAEADDARVRVAAVRGLAKLPRDDASEALLRKVWNDPESPYGARRAALRGLVGWKVADAEKILDAALGLTTGRHVLAATALGLVLDKPGAKARELAAAYVAPGRPPRLRYAALQALEKLAKDDAALQDLIVPLAEDVDRNVRNQAWGLIQTHRIKKALPVLENRLKTEDFGFNAGARAVLESALKALKEPDPAPETPKDAAAAEAEAHPADDSTADLRKQLDALEKQIQELRKRIDERKPQ; encoded by the coding sequence ATGCTGAATCTTTCGCGTCGATTCCTCTTCGCGTTCCTCATGGCGGCGATCGGCGCCGCGGCGTCCGGCCAGGCGCCGGTCGGCGAGGCCCACAAACCGTTCGCCAAGCCCGGGACCCCGCGGAAGACCGAGCGGATCCGGTCGTTCGACGTCAAGCACATCCGGGCCGACCTGACCCTGGACCTGGAGAAAGGGACGGTCGCCGGCACGGTCGCGCACACCGTCGCGCCGCTGCACGCGCCGCTGACCCGGCTGGAGCTGGACTGCGGGCCGAAGCTCAAGGTCTCCCGCGTGACCCTGGGCGCGGCGGGCGTCGAGACGCCGTTCGAGCACAAGGACGAGAAGCTGACGATCACGCTCGACCCGGCGAAGCCCGCGGGCGAGGACTTCGTCGTGACCGTCGCCTACTCGGGGACCCCCGAGCTGGGCCTGCACTTCATCCCCCCCGACGCCGCCCATCCCGACCGCCCCCGCGCCGCGTGGACCCAGGGCGAGGCCGAGGAGACGCGCTTCTGGCTCCCCTGCTACGACTCGCCCAACGACCCGGCGACGACCGAGATGGTGATCACCGTCGCCAAGCCGTACTCGGTCGTCTCCAACGGCGCGCTCGTCGAGACGAAGGACGCCGGCGACGGCGCCCGCACGTTCCACTGGAAGATGGAGCAGCCCCACGCCAGCTACCTCATCACCGTCGCGGCCTCGGAGTTCAACGCCTTCCGCGACAAGGTCGGCGACCTTCCCGTCGAGTACTACGTCCTGAAGAACGTCGACGAGGAGACCGCCCGGCGGTTCATGGGCAAGACGCCCCGGATGATCGAATTCTTCGGCGAGGTCACGGGCCAGCCGTACCCGTACCCCAAGTACGCCCAGGTCTGCCTCCCCGAGTTCAACGGCGGGATGGAGAACACCTCGGCCACCTCGATGACCGACATGGCCCTGCTCGACCGCCTCGAAGCCCTGGAGCGCAACCAGGACGGCCTGGTCGCCCACGAGCTGGCCCACCAGTGGTTCGGCGACCTGATGACCTGCAAGGACTGGTCGCACCTGTGGCTCAACGAGGGCTTCGCCTCGTACTTCGACCCCCTCTACGCCGAGCACGAGCTGGGCGAGGACGAGTTCCGGCTCCAGATGCGCAACGAGCTGCAGGGCTACCTGGGGTCGGACCGCGGCTACCGTCGGCCGATCGTCGAGCCCCGGTATGAGAACCCGATCCAGATGTTCGACGGGATGAGCTACGCCAAGGGCGCCTGCGTCCTGAACGCGCTGCGGGGGACCGTGGGCGACGAGGCGTGGTGGAAGGGGATCAAGCGGTACGTGGCGACCAACAAGTTCCGCAACGTCGAGAGCGACGACCTCCGCAAGGCGTTCGAGGTCGCCAGCGGCAAGGACCTGGCCTGGTTCTTCGACCAGTGGGTCTACAAGGCCGGCCACCCCGAGCTGAAGGCGTCGTGGCGGTTCGAGCCCGAGGACGGTACGGTCCGGCTCAAGGTCGAGCAGGTGCAGAAGCTCGACGAGCAGACGCCCATGTTCCGGCTGCCGACGACGGCCGAGATCGTCGAGGCCCCCGGCCGCTCGCGGATGGTCCCTATCGTCATCGACGGGGCCTCGCACGAGTTCATCCTCCCCTCCGGACCCGAGCCCAAGGCGGTGCTGATCGACCCCAAGGGCTGGATCCCCAAGGAGCTGACGTTCGAGCGGCCGACGGCCGAGAACCTGTTCCTGCTGGAGCACGGGCCGAGCGTGCTGGCCCGGCTCGACGCCGCCGAGGCGCTGGCCGGGCAGGCCAAGGCGCATCCCGAGGTCAAGACGACGCTCGCCGACGCCTGGAAGCGCGAGAAGAACCCCTCGGCCGCGGTGAAGCTGGTCGACGCGATCGGCTCGGGCGACGAGGCCTACCGCGCCGCGCTGCTGGCGGCCGCCGAGGCTGACGACGCCCGCGTCCGCGTGGCGGCCGTCCGCGGCCTGGCCAAGCTCCCCCGCGACGACGCCTCCGAGGCGCTCCTCCGCAAGGTCTGGAACGACCCCGAGTCCCCCTACGGCGCGCGGCGGGCGGCGCTCCGAGGGCTGGTCGGCTGGAAGGTCGCCGACGCCGAGAAGATCCTCGACGCGGCGCTGGGGCTGACGACCGGCCGGCACGTCCTGGCCGCGACGGCGCTCGGCCTGGTGCTCGACAAGCCCGGGGCGAAGGCCCGCGAGCTGGCCGCCGCCTACGTCGCGCCGGGGCGTCCCCCCCGGCTCCGCTACGCGGCGCTCCAGGCCCTGGAGAAGCTCGCCAAGGACGACGCCGCGCTGCAAGACCTGATCGTCCCCCTGGCCGAGGACGTCGATCGCAACGTCCGCAACCAGGCCTGGGGCCTGATCCAGACGCACCGGATCAAGAAGGCCTTGCCGGTTTTGGAGAACCGCCTCAAGACCGAGGACTTCGGCTTCAACGCCGGAGCCCGCGCCGTGCTGGAATCGGCCCTCAAGGCCCTGAAGGAGCCCGACCCCGCCCCCGAAACCCCTAAGGATGCGGCCGCCGCCGAGGCCGAGGCGCACCCCGCCGACGACTCCACGGCCGACCTGCGCAAGCAGCTCGATGCGTTGGAGAAGCAGATCCAGGAGCTTCGGAAGCGGATCGACGAACGCAAGCCGCAATGA
- a CDS encoding PH domain-containing protein, translating into MSIGPETEPLRIVRAVPVARQFVVVGGIHSFGIAVFVGFFALVALKLGADFANGASGDVNLPFALAWAAMAFGVAFLTLWTLHYWKLVVQRDRTSYVILPDRVEVRRVGRDRPTSTIPLDRTVAVQSWTGPFLRPHGLATLTLIVEEPPGPSGHSRHVFHPLTNVPDPEAVADLIRSRIAAGASAGSSA; encoded by the coding sequence ATGAGCATCGGCCCCGAAACAGAACCCCTGCGCATCGTGCGGGCGGTCCCCGTGGCGCGGCAGTTCGTCGTCGTGGGGGGGATCCACAGCTTCGGGATCGCGGTCTTCGTCGGCTTCTTCGCGCTCGTCGCCCTGAAGCTCGGGGCCGACTTCGCGAACGGGGCGTCGGGCGACGTCAACCTGCCGTTCGCCCTGGCCTGGGCGGCCATGGCCTTCGGCGTCGCCTTCCTGACTCTCTGGACGCTGCACTACTGGAAGCTGGTCGTCCAGCGAGACCGGACGTCCTACGTCATCCTGCCCGACCGCGTCGAGGTCCGCCGCGTCGGCCGGGACCGGCCGACGAGCACGATCCCGCTCGACCGGACGGTCGCCGTGCAGTCGTGGACGGGCCCGTTCCTGCGCCCCCACGGCCTGGCGACCCTGACCCTCATCGTCGAGGAGCCGCCGGGCCCCTCCGGCCATTCCCGCCACGTCTTCCACCCCCTGACCAACGTCCCCGACCCCGAGGCCGTCGCCGACCTGATCCGGTCGCGGATCGCCGCCGGGGCGTCGGCCGGATCGAGCGCATAG
- a CDS encoding GNAT family N-acetyltransferase, with product MTLTYQRETYPDLGPDEFVDVLVRSTLAERRPINRPEAIRGMLENADVILTAREDGRLVGVSRALTDFQFCTYLSDLAVDVAFQGRGIGRELIRLTHEAAGRHTTLILLAAPKARTYYPHVGLDPHDSCWVIPPGPRPEAAG from the coding sequence GTGACCCTGACGTATCAGCGCGAGACCTATCCCGACCTCGGGCCCGACGAGTTCGTCGACGTCCTGGTCCGCTCCACGCTCGCCGAACGACGGCCGATCAACCGGCCCGAGGCGATCCGGGGGATGCTGGAGAACGCCGACGTCATCCTGACCGCACGCGAGGACGGCCGGCTCGTCGGCGTCTCGCGGGCGCTGACGGATTTCCAGTTCTGCACGTACCTGTCGGACCTGGCGGTCGACGTCGCCTTCCAGGGCCGGGGGATCGGCCGCGAGCTGATCCGCCTGACCCACGAGGCGGCCGGCCGGCACACCACGCTGATCCTGCTCGCCGCCCCCAAGGCCCGGACCTACTATCCCCACGTCGGCCTGGACCCGCACGACTCCTGCTGGGTGATCCCGCCCGGCCCGCGACCCGAGGCCGCGGGATGA
- a CDS encoding GH32 C-terminal domain-containing protein — protein sequence MTTRRGLARSASWLVLFLGLSVPTLAAEWELRDKTLVVWAAPANLGQQGGSALTVQQPGGGFDAVVFGELAPGRWMAGSEFFRRTQTDQSAAAAETGDAKTLVQVAVAYKGRRVSIYRDARPYAEYDMASEPVAFTSSSVALLGLRHLEMMGGPTFRGEIEDARIYPLALDAGALSKLKPDQPSDPAPLAWWTFDDGKVDDRMGAFPPARLMGAATVRDGRLHLDGGFAMIGKGIGAARTRETEDWPTYHVSALPREGLARPYDANGCIYWKGKYHLMYIYQDPKLPKGGHCWGHAVSTDLVDWTFLPPALVPQREDRDVGIFSGNAFLDKNGVPTLCWFGVEAGVCVATAADDDLIVWKKHPKNPIIPMPRPGEPGHGVYTVWDPYLWLEGDDYICLLGGNKLPNGKDTLYTMKSKDLVSWAPVGPFFDHPDLSWTTEGEDCSCPDFFKIGGKRALLCISHKVGGRIYIGRYENDRFFPEKHVRMNWPGGQFFAPESLLDDKGRRIIWAWVTDPRTLPTQQATGSGVQSLPRVIDLDVEGNLTIKPVPELERLRRNPRRSADMSVGSEVAVATFDGAPIRGDAMELALSVEPGSAEEVAVAVRCTPDDSEKTVIRYRPGAKTLAIDSSKSTRRDDVVYTNGPLDTGGLLRGSDYKNPRNVFEAPLELKPGEPLRLRIFLDGPMLEVFANDRQCLTQQVFPESKEARMVKVSAQGGPVIFNGIEAWDMAPAKFVDKKGAN from the coding sequence ATGACAACCCGCCGCGGCCTCGCCCGATCAGCCTCCTGGCTCGTCCTCTTCCTCGGCCTTTCCGTCCCGACGCTCGCGGCGGAATGGGAGCTTCGCGACAAGACGCTCGTCGTCTGGGCGGCCCCGGCGAACCTCGGGCAGCAGGGCGGCAGCGCCCTGACCGTCCAGCAGCCGGGCGGGGGCTTCGACGCCGTCGTCTTCGGCGAGCTGGCCCCCGGCCGCTGGATGGCCGGCAGCGAATTCTTCCGGCGCACCCAGACCGACCAGTCGGCCGCGGCCGCCGAGACGGGCGACGCGAAGACGCTCGTCCAGGTCGCCGTCGCGTACAAGGGCAGGCGCGTCTCGATCTATCGCGACGCCCGGCCCTACGCCGAGTACGACATGGCCTCGGAACCCGTCGCGTTCACGTCGTCGAGCGTGGCCCTGCTGGGCCTCCGGCACCTGGAGATGATGGGCGGGCCGACGTTCCGGGGCGAGATCGAGGACGCGCGGATCTACCCCCTCGCGCTCGACGCCGGGGCCCTGTCGAAGCTCAAGCCCGACCAGCCTTCAGACCCCGCCCCGCTCGCCTGGTGGACCTTCGACGACGGCAAGGTCGACGATCGCATGGGGGCGTTCCCCCCCGCCCGCCTGATGGGCGCGGCGACGGTCCGCGACGGCCGGCTGCACCTCGACGGCGGCTTCGCGATGATCGGCAAGGGCATCGGCGCGGCCAGGACTCGCGAGACCGAGGACTGGCCGACGTACCACGTCTCGGCCCTGCCCCGCGAGGGCCTGGCGCGGCCGTACGACGCCAACGGCTGCATCTACTGGAAGGGCAAGTATCACTTGATGTACATCTACCAGGACCCGAAGCTCCCGAAGGGGGGCCATTGCTGGGGCCACGCCGTCAGCACGGACCTGGTCGACTGGACGTTCCTCCCCCCGGCCCTCGTCCCCCAGCGCGAGGACAGGGACGTCGGCATCTTCAGCGGCAACGCCTTCCTCGACAAAAACGGCGTGCCGACGCTCTGCTGGTTCGGCGTCGAGGCCGGCGTCTGCGTCGCCACCGCCGCCGACGACGACCTGATCGTCTGGAAGAAGCACCCGAAGAACCCGATCATCCCCATGCCCAGGCCGGGCGAGCCGGGCCACGGCGTCTACACCGTCTGGGACCCGTACCTCTGGCTCGAAGGCGACGACTACATCTGCCTGCTGGGGGGGAACAAGCTCCCCAACGGCAAGGACACGCTCTACACGATGAAGTCGAAGGACCTCGTCTCGTGGGCCCCCGTCGGCCCGTTCTTCGATCACCCCGACCTCTCGTGGACGACCGAGGGCGAGGACTGCTCCTGCCCCGACTTCTTCAAGATCGGCGGCAAGCGGGCCCTGCTGTGCATCAGCCACAAGGTCGGCGGCCGGATCTACATCGGCCGGTATGAGAACGACCGCTTCTTCCCCGAGAAGCACGTCCGGATGAACTGGCCCGGCGGCCAGTTCTTCGCCCCGGAGAGCCTGCTCGACGACAAGGGGCGGCGGATCATCTGGGCCTGGGTCACCGATCCGCGGACGCTGCCGACGCAGCAGGCGACCGGCTCGGGCGTGCAGAGCCTGCCGCGCGTCATCGACCTGGACGTCGAGGGGAACCTGACCATCAAGCCCGTCCCGGAGCTGGAACGGCTGCGCCGGAACCCTCGACGCTCGGCCGACATGTCCGTCGGGAGCGAGGTCGCCGTCGCCACCTTCGACGGCGCCCCGATCCGGGGCGACGCGATGGAGCTGGCGCTGTCCGTCGAGCCGGGCTCCGCCGAGGAGGTCGCCGTCGCGGTCCGCTGCACGCCCGACGACTCCGAGAAGACCGTCATCCGCTACAGGCCCGGCGCGAAGACGCTGGCGATCGACTCGTCGAAGTCGACCCGCCGCGACGACGTGGTCTACACCAACGGCCCGCTCGACACCGGTGGCCTGCTGCGGGGCTCGGACTACAAGAATCCGCGGAACGTCTTCGAAGCCCCGCTGGAGCTGAAGCCCGGCGAGCCGCTCAGGCTGCGGATCTTCCTGGACGGCCCGATGCTGGAGGTCTTCGCCAACGACCGCCAGTGCCTGACGCAGCAGGTCTTCCCCGAGAGCAAAGAGGCCCGGATGGTGAAGGTCTCGGCCCAGGGCGGGCCCGTCATCTTCAACGGGATCGAGGCCTGGGACATGGCCCCGGCGAAGTTCGTCGACAAGAAGGGGGCGAACTGA